Within the Ensifer canadensis genome, the region TCGAGGTCAATCTTGCTCATCATGTCTCCAGAGCGGCCACCGGACGGCACCCGCGCATTCGCCTGCAAAAGTGCTTCTGTAATAATCCGCGTTGTTAGCAGAAACCAGCCTGTTTTAACAATTGGTAGGCTTGAATTACTGCGCGAAAACGCTCCTCCGATCCCCTGTCCCCGCCATTGGCATCAGGGTGGTGTTTCTTGACCAGATCCTTGTAGGCCGCCTTGATATCGCTGGCTGTCGCCGAAGCGCTAAGGCCGAGCGTTTCATAGGCCTTGGCTTCGAGCGTCTTCAGCTTGCGCTGGCGCGGCTCAGGACGGCCGGCGCGCGCTTTTGCCTCACTGACGAACCCGAAGGGATCGCGCATGCGCGCCTGCGCCCCGGCAGAGCCCGAACGGGTCTGCGATTGGGTCGGACTATTCTTGGCATTCTTGTTGACGCCGACCGTCCAAGTCGGACGATGCCCGGTCACCGCTTCCTTCTGATAGCGCGCGACTTCGCTGTCGGACAGACCGGAGAAGTAGTTGTAGCCCTTGTTGTATTCCTTCACATGCTCGAAGCAGAACATGAAATACTGCCCCTCGGCGTTGCGGCCGACGGGTGCGCGATGAACGCCCTTCTTGTCGCAGCCGTCCCACTGACAGGTGGGGGCGGCCGGCTCTGCGCGCGGCTCGACCTTGCGCCGTGTCCGAATGCGATCGAAGTATTTTGAATCGAGTCTCATGGCGCTCATTATGGGGGTTGGCCGGGGCCACAACAAGAATTGACAAAGCGGAATGTTGCTGGCTTTGTGCGGGCATTTTGCGCCGCCTAGGCCGCGCTGCCGGACCCGACCAACATAAGGGCATCCAGCAACCAAGGAAATGGGACGGAAGAATGTCGCTGCGGGACACGATCGAACAGAAATTGACCGAAGCCTTCCACCCCGAACGGCTGGCCGTGATCAACGAGAGCCACCTGCATGCGGGTCATCAACCTGATTTCGACGGCGGCGGCGAAACCCACATGCGGGTCCGCATCGTTGCCGACGCCTTTGCCGGCATGAGCCGAGTGGCGCGCCATCGCGCCATCAACGACCTGTTGAAGCCCGAACTCGACGCCGGCCTGCACGCGCTGGCCGTCGAGCCTGCAGCCCCCGGTGAGCCGACGCGCTGGTAGGCATCAGCCGATCGGCGTCTGGTCCTCGGCCGGGCGGATCCTGAGTTTCGTGATCCGGTTCTTCACCCGCTTCATCACGATGAAGCGCTTGCCATGGAAGGTGAAGGCCTGGCGCTCCTCCGGGATGCTTTTCGACTCGTGGATCACCAAACCGGCGACCGTCGTCGCTTCCTCATCCGGCAGTGACCAGTCGAGCGCACGGTTGAGGTCACGGATCGGCACCGAGCCGTCGACCACGATGGACCCGTCTGCCTCCTGGCGAACACCCTGGATATCGAGATCGTGCTCGTCGGCGATATCACCGACGATCTCCTCCAGAATATCCTCCAGCGTCACCAGTCCCTGAACCTGACCGTATTCGTCGACGACGATAGCAAGATGCAGCTTGCGGCGCAGGAAGGCGTTGAGCTGGTCCTTGAGGTTGGTCGTGTCGGGGACGAACCAGGGTTTCTGCGCGATCTTGACGATGTCGAGGTTTTCCGGCTCGACATCCGGCTCGGCAAGCGCGCGCAGCAGATCTTTCGAATGCACCACCCCGATGATGTTGTCGGTGGAGCTCCGCCACAGCGGCAGGCGCGTGAACGGGCTCTGCAGGATATCGCGCACGCAGATTTCAGGCGGATCGTCGGCGTTGATCGCCCGCATATTGGTGCGGTGGATCATGATGTCGGAAATCTCGAGTTCCCCGAGATCGAGCACGCCGCCGAGCCGATCCCGGTCGGCCTTGATGACCGAGCCTTCGCGGTGCAGCAGGTCGACTGCGCCGCGCAGCTCGTCATGCGCCGAAAGCATCGACATGTCGGACGAAAGGTTGACGCCGAAGAGAAACAGGATGCGCCGCACGATGCCGTTGACAAGGCTCGACAGCGGCCCGGCCACGGCGACGAAGGGGCGAACCAGCGGCGCGACGGCAAGTGCAAAGCGATCCGGCGACGCAATCGCCCAACTCTTCGGCAGCACTTCGGAAAAAATTACCAACAGCACGGTCATGACGACCGTGGCGATCGCCACGCCCGAATTGCCGAGCAGGCCGATCAACAGGCTCGTCGTCAAGGACGAGGCGAGAATGTTGACGAGGTTGTTGCCGATCAAAAGCGCGCCGATCAGCCGATCGCGGCGCTCGATCAGGCGATTGACGATACCCGCCCGCTCGTCGCCATTGTTCTCAAGCGAATGCATGCGCGAGCGCGAAGCCGCAGTCAGAGCCGTTTCGGAGCCCGAAAAGAAAGCGGAAAACAATAGCAGGCAGAAGACCGCGGCAATCGACAGCCAGTATTCGCCGAGAAATGCCAGGAATGCTTCGCCGGTCATTGCGGGTGCTTTTCCCTCAGGAAGCTCAGGACCTCGGAGGCCGGCACATCGTCGGCGACGAAGGACTGGCCGATGCCCCGGGTCAGGATGAAGGTGAGCTTGCCGCCCTTGACCTTCT harbors:
- a CDS encoding BolA family protein, encoding MSLRDTIEQKLTEAFHPERLAVINESHLHAGHQPDFDGGGETHMRVRIVADAFAGMSRVARHRAINDLLKPELDAGLHALAVEPAAPGEPTRW
- a CDS encoding J domain-containing protein, with amino-acid sequence MSAMRLDSKYFDRIRTRRKVEPRAEPAAPTCQWDGCDKKGVHRAPVGRNAEGQYFMFCFEHVKEYNKGYNYFSGLSDSEVARYQKEAVTGHRPTWTVGVNKNAKNSPTQSQTRSGSAGAQARMRDPFGFVSEAKARAGRPEPRQRKLKTLEAKAYETLGLSASATASDIKAAYKDLVKKHHPDANGGDRGSEERFRAVIQAYQLLKQAGFC
- a CDS encoding HlyC/CorC family transporter, translated to MTGEAFLAFLGEYWLSIAAVFCLLLFSAFFSGSETALTAASRSRMHSLENNGDERAGIVNRLIERRDRLIGALLIGNNLVNILASSLTTSLLIGLLGNSGVAIATVVMTVLLVIFSEVLPKSWAIASPDRFALAVAPLVRPFVAVAGPLSSLVNGIVRRILFLFGVNLSSDMSMLSAHDELRGAVDLLHREGSVIKADRDRLGGVLDLGELEISDIMIHRTNMRAINADDPPEICVRDILQSPFTRLPLWRSSTDNIIGVVHSKDLLRALAEPDVEPENLDIVKIAQKPWFVPDTTNLKDQLNAFLRRKLHLAIVVDEYGQVQGLVTLEDILEEIVGDIADEHDLDIQGVRQEADGSIVVDGSVPIRDLNRALDWSLPDEEATTVAGLVIHESKSIPEERQAFTFHGKRFIVMKRVKNRITKLRIRPAEDQTPIG